One stretch of Epinephelus lanceolatus isolate andai-2023 chromosome 15, ASM4190304v1, whole genome shotgun sequence DNA includes these proteins:
- the lgals8b gene encoding galectin-8, which produces MSVANAKHTVLNPVIPYTGPIPGGLHPGEIIIIQGTVPPDADRFQIDLSNGCSTKPRSDVALHFSPRFKGSPCVVCNTLLHESWGKEETLHQLPYKRGAPFETIILVHEDVFKVAVNGTHLLEYKHKIPLNRVDTFSISGKVRVHAIGYIPNSAIYSESGDLSLPYKGSILKGLSPGQHITIKGQVNMYPHSFTVNLRNSRTENIALHLNPRMKSGLFIRNSYLSESWGQEERELPFFPFSSGEYFEILILCQPHQFKLAVNGSHLFEFRHRVQDLSSIDQLEIMGDLELNDVKLW; this is translated from the exons ATGTCTGTGGCAAATGCGAAACACACTGTCCTGAATCCG GTGATCCCATACACAGGGCCCATACCTGGAGGCCTGCACCCAGGGGAGATCATCATCATCCAGGGCACTGTGCCCCCAGATGCTGACAG GTTTCAGATCGACCTGTCGAACGGCTGCAGCACCAAGCCGCGCTCTGACGTCGCCCTCCACTTCAGCCCTCGCTTCAAAGGCTCGCCCTGTGTGGTGTGTAACACCCTGCTGCATGAGAGCTGGGGCAAAGAGGAAACGCTCCATCAGCTGCCCTACAAACGCGGAGCTCCCTTCGAGACCATCATCCTGGTGCACGAAGACGTCTTCAAG GTGGCAGTAAATGGCACCCACCTGCTGGAATACAAGCACAAAATCCCACTGAACAGGGTCGACACGTTTTCTATTTCTGGGAAAGTCAGGGTGCACGCTATTGGCTACATCCCAAACTCA GCAATATATTCAGAATCAGGTGACTTG AGCCTCCCTTACAAAGGCAGTATACTCAAAGGACTGAGCCCCGGACAGCACATCACAATCAAAGGACAGGTCAACATGTATCCCCACAG CTTTACAGTGAACCTCCGCAACAGCAGGACAGAGAACATCGCTCTCCATCTGAACCCTCGCATGAAGTCCGGTTTGTTCATCAGGAACTCGTACCTGAGTGAATCCTGGGGTCAGGAGGAGCGGGAGCTGCCCTTCTTTCCCTTCTCGTCAGGGGAGTACTTTGAG ATTCTCATCCTGTGTCAGCCTCATCAGTTCAAGCTGGCAGTGAATGGCTCACATCTGTTTGAGTTCAGACATCGGGTGCAAGACCTGAGCAGCATTGACCAGTTGGAGATTATGGGGGACCTGGAGCTCAATGACGTGAAACTGTGGTGA